The Ictalurus furcatus strain D&B chromosome 12, Billie_1.0, whole genome shotgun sequence nucleotide sequence tgatcgcagaaattaacgcaaaatcaaggaaacgatattcggaggagctgcaacttttaaacatttttttacctGCATCACTGGGAGAATCAGCTTTATTAACTGTTGTGTCAGACACACCTGTAACAGAGTAACAGCAAACATTTAACACGCAACATCTGTAGAAAGTAAAACAtagtcatcacacacacacacacacacacacacacacacacaaacacacacactcacccatgcATGCACACAGGCCGATGAGAGCGGAGAGCAGCAGGATGGTCAGAGTCTTCATCGTCGCTCACGTTGaaaatcgcacacacactcacacactcgcaggGTTTATATCTGCAGCCCCGATCAGTGTGATTGGTGGAGGAATCGgataacacacgcacacatacacacacacacagtcacacacacacatgggttGATTTGGGCTTGTGTATAATTTTGTGCATGTAAAATTGTAGCTCTTGTGCTTTAAATTGAAACTTCAGCTTTGGTGTAATTTAGTCTGAGTAGCTGGCCCACCCTCGGCCCACCCTCAGCCCACCCTTGGCCTACCCTCAGCCCACCCTCGGCCCACCCTCGGCCTACCCTCAGCATCCTTTCTTGCTTTactgacagtgtgcactcgaccTGGCATggacaagtttgtgcaaaatctTAAGATCCATTTCTGATCAAATCCATCCAGAGTGTAGTCTGATCACACGAAGAGATTAGACCTTTGTGTAAtgtggaaaatctgaccttttttacaaagcagttaacacgGTCAGgtatcacacatttgcttacatttaaatatggaGCTGGAAATAGTGCATAATTTTCAATATTAAAGATATagaacatttacttttttgttcgaaatatttcaaaatactaaaaccttctgtttatttctaattaactttaaacgaaaaaaaaaatcccagattgttcatgtggtctcagacttttggaccgcactgtactgtatatttaaaataaaacggTATCTAGATGCAGTTCCCTAAATAAACCTTTCATAATATCAGACCGTTGAAGGTCCACACATTGGGCCTCATTCATCACGCTGGATAAGAACAAATTTTCTTGTAAATTATTTGCAGGAGCATTTACTTAAGAAAATCCAataagtttaaaataataataataaatgctcgTACTCctacatttgttttaaatataaatgtaagtgtaaggAGATTCACTAACGTGAGGTAGATATCAGCTAGCCAATGCTGTTGCGCATTAGCGAGGTAGAGTGACGACAACTTCTCACATTTCCATATTGCAAGTTTTTATCATGAAAATAAACTTTAACGATCAGTTTATGTTTAGCACAGATGATTAAATCTGTTCGAGCGGAAGGGTAcagaatgtaaaatgtgttaaaatgctCCGGAGCTGAAGCAGTGGTTTACTGCCTTTGGATTGAAATTTGTTCAACGTGGCTGTGTCCTAAACACAGCACCGGTCTTCAGTCTATTCCCAGAGATGCAGCGTTTGGACCCGCGGTGTGTAATTTAACCGTCTGGCTTTCGACCGTTTCGGAGACTCAGAACACCAAAACTTTATCTCCGACCTTCTAATCTTGCTTCGAGAATTATAACAGACATTTGCGGAGAGAAACGTGTCACCCGGCAtgcgaaccccccccccccaacacacccacaccctcaccaaccaccccccccccacacacagtacagttataacatgaaataaatatgaactctGTGCTCTGTGGATGTGTTCTGGCTCTgtcagttcctcaacctcagctacatcactccagttcataattCATCTCAGTTAGAGATGTGAGTGATGTTTaatctaaatttaattttactttcctgcaccaaataaaaatgaatcacattaaagttttaaagttaaaggacacaaaatattaaagatgCACTCTATCTGTGACTACTTACACTCTGTATTATCACCGACAGCTAGCGATTAGCATTcagcttgttattattatgcttGCTAATGTGAGCGATTAGGAATAAAGCTGTTAGTTAGCCTTAGCTCATATTTCCCATCATATTCCTTTGTTCCTTGGTGAAAGAAGCGATAATTTACCATTATGATTTGAAATTCTTTCATATTAGTCAGATTAAGAGTTTCAGTTTTCTGCTTTAACTTGAGTAAAGAATTCGAAGCTGTACGTTTACATTTTTagcagaattttttattttatttagaggCATATGTTTGATGAACTTTTTCTTGAGTAAAGGATTTTGGTCTCTTTGAGCACCTCTGATCATAAAATCTAATATAGAGGAAATCTGTCCTGCAGTCAGAGCAGGTTCGGCTCTGACTCACATCACAATAAACTCTTAAAGCACATTAAACCAACTGCATTCCTCATCTAATAAACTTCCCTTCAGCTGCTAGAACAGTACTGGGACACAGCGTAGACATCGCTATATTAGTAGATTCATGtcacaattaaacattttctgcATACATAAAGCATACGGTACTATAAACCAACACACtcttaattcattcattcattcattcattcatttaagtTAAATGGTCAGAGCCTCAGTTAAACTGTGTTTCAAATCACAAAAGGGCAAGAAAAGGAAACCACGACTTTtgtaatgaacattttattttattgttttactttttttttggtgtaaaaaataacaacagttttGTGATTATGTGCAAAAGTAAAAAGTGTGTGAGGTAATGAGTGTGAGgattatgattgtgtgtgtgtgtgtgttagtaagtaagtaagacTGGAAATATAATGCAAATTAAGTCAAAAACATATATTAGTAAAATATGTGATTACACAAAAACTATTCTGATCTGATTTGGTTTAAACTGATTGGGTTTAGTTGAATTTAGTTTCGAAACAAATTCACTTTAAATGAAATTGGTTTAATCCGATCCAGTTCACTTAATTAAACCAGTTTAATGGATAAGTGAATTCGGTTTAATTCGATTCGGTTCAGTTGAATCACATTTCATTAATACAATGAATTAAAATTGTAGTGTTGTCAAATAAGTTCCATAAGATCAAAAGCTCCCATAAGCTCCTGCTCAGAAGCAGCTAATTTTGTGAATCTAGATCGAGGCTATGACATGCTTGCACACGTCTGTCTTTATGCTGTAAATTTGCTATTGTGAGTTCACAATAGTATTCATATTCAGCAAAATTGgtgacattttgttttatttgtgctCTCATATAAAGAAAACATGGCCACGATGTCACGGCTCATTTCGCTAGAGTGAATAAATCAACGCTACGGACAGATttctaacaaacatgtactccatgacatatttagatatatttctaaaatatttcTAATAACTCTATATagcaatttaaaataataataataataatgtaatgtactCCGATAACGTTGCTCCATCTACTGATatgcattaaaatcatgtaagTTTTTTTTAGACAGGGTCCTTTAGGGTTGTTTTGACTTGACTGATCATGATTAGTAAATCTTCTTATATCATCATGGTATAATCTCACGGTTTAACCCGAGTCAGGCatcagaaagagaaataaaagttaCACACAAAAACGTAAAAATGAATGTAGCGTTGATTTTGATTACACTAATATAATGTTGAAATTCAGTGtgtggttcagtacacacacagtgtgcatGCCTGCTCAGTAACGGAGGCCGTTGTTGTTGACTCGCTGACCACCGAAGTACTTCTGATAGGCGAACTGGGGGCCATAGCGACGAGCCATCAGTCGACAGTTAAAGTTGTCCTCGCAGATCTCAGAACGACGTTCAGCTGGAGACTTGAAGAcactgaaatacaaaaaaaaacccctttgtttcatgtttgtatGTAGATGCAGTAAAGATGATCCaatttgtgtgtgaatatgtttgtgtgtacttGGGTAAGtaagtatgtgtttgtgtgtatttgggtaagtgtgtgtttatgtgtactTGGGTaagtgtgtggttgtgtgtatttgggtaagtgtgtgtttgtgtgtgtaccccCATCTGTAGGTGTTATAGTTGTTGCGTCCAGGAGAGTTCATGAAAGTGTTTGCTCTGTAGCGGTTCAGGATCAGGTctgttgtacacacacacacacacacacacacacacacacgaatataataaaaagaagaagagaatgaaCCTGTCTAAATACATTTGAGTTGTACTCAGAATACAGAAGGATACCAACTTCTGCATGCCACATTCAGGAAAACAAAGAAGTAgcagaagattaaaaaaagataaaaacaacaacaacaacaacaacagaaaaccaTGGCCGCATGTGAAGAAGTTCTAAATTAAGACACATAATTtcgtttttttgtgtttgttttctatcGCAGTAGAAAGTAGTAGAGTTAAATGAGGTTAGTGTCTAGGACAACTAAAAGTAACTGTGTGGATTAACTGAACTAGTAGAAACTATGAGGAATCCATTAAGATGCAAAATAACCTTTTATTGGAGTTTAAAGAGATTATTTAACTAATATTGccatttgtttgcatttaatttttGGCCTTGAATGGCATTCCATTGTTATCATTGTTAGAGGTCTGAATATCAATGTGTGTAATTTCAGTACTACATCCTCACTGCATGGACTTATACAGCCCATGGTCTACAGTGGTGCTGTCTCAACCTGTTATTTAATGCTCATCTGATGGATGTTACTTGAACTGATCATTTAAGcactttaaaattaaaaagggGATTCATCCAAATCCATTATAAACtcattatatacatacaaatgGATGTAGCCAGACCTGTTACAGCTGGGTAGCCAAGGTAGACCCATGACTTTATTGGGGTGGCAAATCTAGGATGGAGCAAACTTCTGTGTTAGGGAGCTAAAGTAGATTGCTCCTCAACACTGGACAATGATGAAATAAACTTTCAAAATACCTAGAAATGTTGTAATGGGGGTTTCATGTACATTGAAAActacaatgaataaaaaaaaccccccaaaaacaaacaaacaaaaaacaataataataataatatcacccCTTTCGATGGAAAAGAGTTGGCAAAGTATTTTGTTGTCTAACATTTTGAACCTCCTAAAAGTACATTGGAACACCACTTGATGTTGGAAAACAGTAGGTACTTTGTTTAATCATGAAACTTTAGTGATCACTTAATTTGGTGCTCAAATTCAGGcattttctgtgtttatgtattattgttCCAAGCTCCATGTTATATAATAGTTGGATATTCAGTAGGAACTCAGTTTGGAATTCAGCACTGTAACAAGAAGCAGGTGGAAAAAATCATTAGGAGGT carries:
- the mgp gene encoding matrix Gla protein, with product MKSVLRCVTLCVILAITVCFESDESNESLEDLILNRYRANTFMNSPGRNNYNTYRWGVFKSPAERRSEICEDNFNCRLMARRYGPQFAYQKYFGGQRVNNNGLRY